DNA sequence from the Planctomycetaceae bacterium genome:
ACCGAATGCTCCGGCTGCAATCCACGCTTCCACAAAGCGGATCTGTTCGCGCGAAAGGGGCTCGCCTTCGTGTTCCGGCGGCATGCGTTCGGCCGGTTCTGCGGACGAGATCCGGTCCAGCAGTAAACTTTGAGCGGCCTCGCCGGGAACAACCGCTGGCCCGGAATCACCGCCGCTGGTGATCAGATCGGCGGAATCCAGCCGCAGCCCGGCTTCCTGTCTGAGTGCTCCGTGACAGGCAAAGCACCGCTGTCGCAGCACAGGTTTGACGTGCTCTTGATAAATGGAAACGGCCTGCGACGCTGCCTGACGTCCGTCCGCGGAGGCCGTGCTGTCGTTGTTGCCTTGAGCGCAGGCGGCACTGGCGGTCATGACCAGCGCAAGTCCGCAGGACAATAGCCGCCGGCCCGGTCGAGAACGCTGCATCATTCGCCCGATTTCGAAGAAGCCCGGTGATTTCGACATGACACTCAGTTTACCGAACGAGCGTCAATGCGAAACAACAAAGCTGCTTCCGGGTCACCGGACGCCTGCCTCATTGCGCGGATACGACAGGGGTGCCGACCGGCCGTGAACGACTATCCGCTGCGCGACGCCAGCAGTTTGTGAGCCACGATGCCGGCGTACCGGAATCCCATGCGAAGTTTGCTGCAGGGAGTTTCCGGCGGGTCGTAGCCCAGCTCGGCCAGCATGCGTCCGCCGTACCGCTGAAAGATGGCGACGTCGACCGGCTTCATTTCCTGCTTCCATGCGAATGCCCGCGCGGTCGTTGGCGGCACGTTGGAATTCTGGTGCTGCCACTTGCGATCGTCTGGAATCTCTGACTTCTGTCGGCGGTGGTATTCCAGCATCTCTCGCGAGAAGTCCTCGCCCAGAAACAGGCAGACTTCTGACAGAATCGCTTCCGGGTCGCTGAGAAGATCTTCGAATCGGACTTCCATGTACCTGTCCGGTCCGAGTATCTGACCCATTCTGCGGCAGACCCAGACGTAATCGTTCCACCACGTGGCGGCTGCAATCAGATCATTTGGCCCCCACGGCAGCCTGAGCACGGAATTCGCGACGTCGCGACCGTCGCGCACAATGTGGATGAACTTTGCCGTGGGAAACAATCGGCTGATTCCGGGAATGCCGTCGATGTATTCGGACTTGTCACCCCAGCGCGGCTTGCCCTTCGCATCGGCATACTGTTCGTAAAGCGCGGCCACGATTCCGGACAGCGTCGGGTTGTGTTCGGATCGTTCCAGCAGGTCGTCGGCGTCCCAGACATGATCCCACTTGCGGACCATGGGTTCGTTCAGAATCTCTTCCAGCAGGCGACGGCGATTGGCCTTTTCCGTCAGTGCTCCGAACCGGCTGCTTTCCGCGATGTAACGAGGAATGAAGTGCCCTTCGTACGGGATGGCCAGCCGCGGATGACTATTCAGCATCAGCCGCAGCAGTGTTGT
Encoded proteins:
- a CDS encoding sulfotransferase, which produces MMIALSSTATDRIPASASADDCQNPTPHPFFVVGVGRSGTTLLRLMLNSHPRLAIPYEGHFIPRYIAESSRFGALTEKANRRRLLEEILNEPMVRKWDHVWDADDLLERSEHNPTLSGIVAALYEQYADAKGKPRWGDKSEYIDGIPGISRLFPTAKFIHIVRDGRDVANSVLRLPWGPNDLIAAATWWNDYVWVCRRMGQILGPDRYMEVRFEDLLSDPEAILSEVCLFLGEDFSREMLEYHRRQKSEIPDDRKWQHQNSNVPPTTARAFAWKQEMKPVDVAIFQRYGGRMLAELGYDPPETPCSKLRMGFRYAGIVAHKLLASRSG